A region of Malaciobacter marinus DNA encodes the following proteins:
- a CDS encoding hydrolase translates to MRINVEQSLFCLVDVQERLFPHMRDNEQLEKHLVTLIKGLKILEVPFIVNEQYKKGIGETIPSLREFVDEDPHFEKTTFSCCKNETTLEAIKAQNKKFVIVAGIESHVCVLQTCIDLLEAGLQPVIVTDCISSRKEHDTKVALDRLIQAGVVPTTYESLLFELTVNAKNPVFKEISSLIK, encoded by the coding sequence ATGAGAATAAATGTTGAACAGAGTCTATTTTGTTTAGTTGATGTGCAAGAGCGACTTTTCCCTCATATGAGAGACAATGAGCAGTTAGAAAAGCATCTTGTTACATTAATAAAAGGTCTTAAAATATTAGAAGTTCCTTTTATAGTTAATGAACAGTATAAAAAAGGAATTGGTGAAACTATTCCTAGTTTAAGAGAGTTTGTTGATGAAGATCCTCATTTTGAGAAAACAACATTTTCTTGTTGTAAAAATGAAACAACATTAGAAGCAATAAAAGCACAAAATAAAAAGTTTGTAATTGTTGCTGGTATAGAATCTCATGTTTGTGTCTTACAAACTTGTATAGATTTACTTGAAGCTGGATTACAACCTGTAATAGTAACTGATTGTATAAGTTCAAGAAAAGAGCATGATACAAAAGTAGCTTTAGATAGATTAATTCAAGCTGGAGTAGTTCCTACAACTTATGAGTCATTACTTTTTGAATTAACAGTAAATGCTAAAAATCCAGTATTTAAAGAGATTTCTTCATTGATAAAATAA